A portion of the Juglans microcarpa x Juglans regia isolate MS1-56 chromosome 1D, Jm3101_v1.0, whole genome shotgun sequence genome contains these proteins:
- the LOC121259666 gene encoding uncharacterized protein LOC121259666 isoform X2, with product MNSDPEESHLAANNDIPRKKKKKKHREQPPSPPPSPTVQAQVQVIHEDPQKASPFVGYFPSGYDPSKNYGGNNCLETESPSVTVYRSQKWSKRFQLVVSPTMSNVDFVGTNYSGEAMAGQQCRYALGVFDKEAQSLKIAPVACGKIFRLEPKVRGLDVADEEPESTAKEELSAQQRVYKMRELTNLYGTKKSIKEAKKKHALNQEDDPNSQKELDGKIKEVKINKEALESTDAHIARNVPPYDASATSPQEAYPLDKIILKGEWGFLEDIFELLQVGAEVASDTYPTFVCNRIHKLQEIQDEVEKRTLSCIFSYVTHLIKFKDQHSMDGVSSAKGHKIPSILFQKFSTMFSPVSKRLSAEKNDLLISYVLVLTLYADEFRTDPSDIAKDLRTSSIKLRVHYEHLGCKLSRQNNLILFTLPLPLQFPMVRQKRRR from the exons ATGAACTCAGACCCAGAAGAATCCCACCTAGCCGCAAACAATGACAtcccaagaaagaaaaagaaaaagaagcatcGCGAGCAA CCACCATCGCCACCACCATCGCCAACGGTCCAAGCTCAAGTTCAAGTCATCCATGAAGACCCACAAAAGGCCTCGCCTTTTGTTGGCTACTTCCCCTCCGGTTACGACCCCAGCAAAAATTACGGTGGGAATAATTGTCTAGAAACTGAGTCGCCTAGTGTTACGGTTTATCGGAGCCAGAAGTGGTCCAAGAGGTTCCAGCTTGTGGTGAGCCCAACTATGTCCAATGTGGATTTCGTTGGGACCAACTATTCTGGCGAGGCCATGGCTGGACAGCAGTGTAGGTACGCACTCGGGGTGTTTGACAAAGAGGCCCAGAGCTTAAAGATTGCGCCTGTTGCTTGTGGCAAG atatttagattAGAACCTAAAGTCCGAGGGTTAGACGTTGCTGATGAGGAACCTGAAAGCACAGCGAAGGAAGAGCTTTCTGCACAACAGAGGGTGTACAAAATGAGAGAGCTGACTAATCTTTATGGAACAAAGAAGTCAATAAAGGAG GCAAAAAAGAAGCACGCTTTGAACCAAGAAGATGATCCCAATTCCCAAAAGGAGCTGGATGGGAAAATCAAAGAAGTAAAGATAAACAAGGAGGCTCTTGAAAGTACCGATGCCCATATTGCCCGCAATGTTCCCCCATATGATGCTTCTGCCACTTCGCCCCAGGAGGCTTATCCACTAGACAAGATCATCCTTAAGGGAGAATGGGGTTTCCTTGAAGATATTTTTGAGCTTTTGCAAGTAGGAGCAGAAGTAGCCTCCGATACTTACCCAACCTTTGTCTGCAATAGAATCCATAAATTGCAGGAGATTCAG GATGAGGTGGAGAAGAGAACACTTTCTTGCATATTCTCATACGTTACTCATCTAATTAAGTTCAAAGATCAGCATTCCATGGATGGTGTTTCCTCGGCAAAGGGCCACAAAATTCCAAGTATTCTGTTCCAGAAGTTCTCAACCATGTTCTCTCCAGTATCAAAAAGGTTGTCAGCCGAGAAAAATGATCTTCTCATCAGTTATGTCTTGGTACTCACTCTATATGCTGATGAATTTCGAACCGACCCATCTGATATTGCAAAGGATCTGAGAACGagttcaataaaattgagggTGCATTATGAGCATTTGGGTTGCAAGCTCTCGCGGCAGAACAACTTGATTTTGTTTACCCTTCCTTTGCCTCTCCAATTTCCAATGGTTAGGCAAAAGCGGCGACGATAG
- the LOC121259666 gene encoding uncharacterized protein LOC121259666 isoform X1 produces the protein MNSDPEESHLAANNDIPRKKKKKKHREQPPSPPPSPPPSPPPSPPPSPTVQAQVQVIHEDPQKASPFVGYFPSGYDPSKNYGGNNCLETESPSVTVYRSQKWSKRFQLVVSPTMSNVDFVGTNYSGEAMAGQQCRYALGVFDKEAQSLKIAPVACGKIFRLEPKVRGLDVADEEPESTAKEELSAQQRVYKMRELTNLYGTKKSIKEAKKKHALNQEDDPNSQKELDGKIKEVKINKEALESTDAHIARNVPPYDASATSPQEAYPLDKIILKGEWGFLEDIFELLQVGAEVASDTYPTFVCNRIHKLQEIQDEVEKRTLSCIFSYVTHLIKFKDQHSMDGVSSAKGHKIPSILFQKFSTMFSPVSKRLSAEKNDLLISYVLVLTLYADEFRTDPSDIAKDLRTSSIKLRVHYEHLGCKLSRQNNLILFTLPLPLQFPMVRQKRRR, from the exons ATGAACTCAGACCCAGAAGAATCCCACCTAGCCGCAAACAATGACAtcccaagaaagaaaaagaaaaagaagcatcGCGAGCAACCACCATCGCCGCCACCATCGCCACCACCATCGCCGCCACCATCGCCACCACCATCGCCAACGGTCCAAGCTCAAGTTCAAGTCATCCATGAAGACCCACAAAAGGCCTCGCCTTTTGTTGGCTACTTCCCCTCCGGTTACGACCCCAGCAAAAATTACGGTGGGAATAATTGTCTAGAAACTGAGTCGCCTAGTGTTACGGTTTATCGGAGCCAGAAGTGGTCCAAGAGGTTCCAGCTTGTGGTGAGCCCAACTATGTCCAATGTGGATTTCGTTGGGACCAACTATTCTGGCGAGGCCATGGCTGGACAGCAGTGTAGGTACGCACTCGGGGTGTTTGACAAAGAGGCCCAGAGCTTAAAGATTGCGCCTGTTGCTTGTGGCAAG atatttagattAGAACCTAAAGTCCGAGGGTTAGACGTTGCTGATGAGGAACCTGAAAGCACAGCGAAGGAAGAGCTTTCTGCACAACAGAGGGTGTACAAAATGAGAGAGCTGACTAATCTTTATGGAACAAAGAAGTCAATAAAGGAG GCAAAAAAGAAGCACGCTTTGAACCAAGAAGATGATCCCAATTCCCAAAAGGAGCTGGATGGGAAAATCAAAGAAGTAAAGATAAACAAGGAGGCTCTTGAAAGTACCGATGCCCATATTGCCCGCAATGTTCCCCCATATGATGCTTCTGCCACTTCGCCCCAGGAGGCTTATCCACTAGACAAGATCATCCTTAAGGGAGAATGGGGTTTCCTTGAAGATATTTTTGAGCTTTTGCAAGTAGGAGCAGAAGTAGCCTCCGATACTTACCCAACCTTTGTCTGCAATAGAATCCATAAATTGCAGGAGATTCAG GATGAGGTGGAGAAGAGAACACTTTCTTGCATATTCTCATACGTTACTCATCTAATTAAGTTCAAAGATCAGCATTCCATGGATGGTGTTTCCTCGGCAAAGGGCCACAAAATTCCAAGTATTCTGTTCCAGAAGTTCTCAACCATGTTCTCTCCAGTATCAAAAAGGTTGTCAGCCGAGAAAAATGATCTTCTCATCAGTTATGTCTTGGTACTCACTCTATATGCTGATGAATTTCGAACCGACCCATCTGATATTGCAAAGGATCTGAGAACGagttcaataaaattgagggTGCATTATGAGCATTTGGGTTGCAAGCTCTCGCGGCAGAACAACTTGATTTTGTTTACCCTTCCTTTGCCTCTCCAATTTCCAATGGTTAGGCAAAAGCGGCGACGATAG
- the LOC121259666 gene encoding uncharacterized protein LOC121259666 isoform X3, with amino-acid sequence MNSDPEESHLAANNDIPRKKKKKKHREQPPSPPPSPPPSPPPSPPPSPTVQAQVQVIHEDPQKASPFVGYFPSGYDPSKNYGGNNCLETESPSVTVYRSQKWSKRFQLVVSPTMSNVDFVGTNYSGEAMAGQQCRYALGVFDKEAQSLKIAPVACGKIFRLEPKVRGLDVADEEPESTAKEELSAQQRVYKMRELTNLYGTKKSIKEAKKKHALNQEDDPNSQKELDGKIKEVKINKEALESTDAHIARNVPPYDASATSPQEAYPLDKIILKGEWGFLEDIFELLQVGAEVASDTYPTFVCNRIHKLQEIQMLQAHLLLGGEQGWIITKHGLFMLHNSVFFKPNCDMAHPPE; translated from the exons ATGAACTCAGACCCAGAAGAATCCCACCTAGCCGCAAACAATGACAtcccaagaaagaaaaagaaaaagaagcatcGCGAGCAACCACCATCGCCGCCACCATCGCCACCACCATCGCCGCCACCATCGCCACCACCATCGCCAACGGTCCAAGCTCAAGTTCAAGTCATCCATGAAGACCCACAAAAGGCCTCGCCTTTTGTTGGCTACTTCCCCTCCGGTTACGACCCCAGCAAAAATTACGGTGGGAATAATTGTCTAGAAACTGAGTCGCCTAGTGTTACGGTTTATCGGAGCCAGAAGTGGTCCAAGAGGTTCCAGCTTGTGGTGAGCCCAACTATGTCCAATGTGGATTTCGTTGGGACCAACTATTCTGGCGAGGCCATGGCTGGACAGCAGTGTAGGTACGCACTCGGGGTGTTTGACAAAGAGGCCCAGAGCTTAAAGATTGCGCCTGTTGCTTGTGGCAAG atatttagattAGAACCTAAAGTCCGAGGGTTAGACGTTGCTGATGAGGAACCTGAAAGCACAGCGAAGGAAGAGCTTTCTGCACAACAGAGGGTGTACAAAATGAGAGAGCTGACTAATCTTTATGGAACAAAGAAGTCAATAAAGGAG GCAAAAAAGAAGCACGCTTTGAACCAAGAAGATGATCCCAATTCCCAAAAGGAGCTGGATGGGAAAATCAAAGAAGTAAAGATAAACAAGGAGGCTCTTGAAAGTACCGATGCCCATATTGCCCGCAATGTTCCCCCATATGATGCTTCTGCCACTTCGCCCCAGGAGGCTTATCCACTAGACAAGATCATCCTTAAGGGAGAATGGGGTTTCCTTGAAGATATTTTTGAGCTTTTGCAAGTAGGAGCAGAAGTAGCCTCCGATACTTACCCAACCTTTGTCTGCAATAGAATCCATAAATTGCAGGAGATTCAG ATGTTGCAGGCTCATCTACTTCTGGGTGGTGAACAGGGGTGGATAATTACAAAGCATGGTTTATTTATGCTGCACAACTCGGTGTTCTTTAAGCCAAACTGTGATATGGCACATCCTCCTGAGTGA